The following proteins are co-located in the Colletotrichum lupini chromosome 4, complete sequence genome:
- a CDS encoding initiation factor 2 subunit family protein has translation MQGKRDGAMATETPNTEPPKAVEDKKTQQTAKKDGGAQKKDAPAAPAAEGGEKKLSGAELKAKAKAEKAARRAKAKEAQPAPPPGQGGAQQTGGGEAKGGKSKPRQDGPQGAGGARGGPAVKAVPVAIPKDTRPKVPECFSHLSMAKRIHMTEVDKDVHPAVLALGQQMSAFAITDSTTRLEATLLAFKKVIDSYTTPPGNTFSRHFTSHILNPQIEYLSACRPMCFSMGNAVRWLKLQVSKIDIDLPDFEAKKLLRESVDNFIRERITLADFVIVKTAADNIADGEVVLTYAHHPLVERALRQAHADGKRFSVTVVDDPFQSTGRDLAKRLRALQGVEVAYSPDLSAMRDHLRDTSRVLVGAEAMFSNGAMYARAGTSDIAITAADQGIRVMALSETINFTERVAMDSLTYNEIDPEQNTEEAFRLLFDTTRDRHISVVVTELGITSPVSVPAILRKLEEL, from the exons ATGCAG GGGAAGAGGGACGGAGCAATGGCGACAGAGACACCAAACACTGAGCCGCCTAAGGCTGTCGAAGACAAAAAGACTCAGCAAACTGCCAAGAAAGATGGCGGAGCGCAAAAGAAGGACGCGCCAGCTGCCCCAGCAGCAGAGGGAGGCGAGAAGAAGCTGTCAGGTGCCGAGCTGAAGGCAAAGGCAAAGGCTGAGAAGGCGGCGAGAAGAGCAAAGGCCAAGGAGGCGCAACCAGCACCACCGCCTGGCCAGGGAGGAGCTCAGCAGACCGGAGGAGGAGAGGCAAAAGGAGGAAAGTCAAAACCCCGACAAGATGGTCCTCAGGGCGCTGGTGGAGCTCGAGGCGGCCCTGCGGTCAAGGCCGTTCCGGTCGCGATCCCCAAGGACACCAGGCCCAAGGTCCCCGAGTGCTTCAGTCACCTGTCTATGGCCAAGAGGATACACATGACGGAGGTCGATAAGGACGTCCATCCGGCAGTTCTGGCTCTGGGCCAGCAGATGAGCGCGTTTGCGATTACCGACAGTACTACAAGACTAGAGGCGACTCTGTTGGCATTCAAGAAG GTGATTGATTCTTACACAACACCCCCGGGCAACACATTCTCGCGCCACTTCACATCACACATCCTGAACCCTCAGATCGAGTACCTCTCGGCATGCAGACCCATGTGCTTCTCCATGGGCAATGCCGTCCGCTGGCTCAAGCTCCAGGTCAGCAAGATCGACATTGATCTGCCCGACTTTGAGGCCAAGAAGCTCCTCCGCGAGTCCGTCGACAACTTCATCCGCGAGCGCATCACCCTCGCCGACTTCGTTATTGTCAAGACCGCGGCTGACAACATCGCCGACGGCGAAGTTGTCCTGACGTACGCCCACCACCCGCTCGTCGAGCGCGCCCTCCGCCAGGCCCACGCAGACGGCAAGAGATTCTCCGTCACCGTCGTCGATGACCCTTTTCAGAGCACCGGCCGTGACCTCGCGAAGCGGCTGCGCGCCTTGCAGGGTGTTGAGGTGGCCTATAGCCCCGACCTGAGCGCCATGCGGGATCATCTCCGTGATACGTCGCGCGTGTTGGTCGGCGCGGAGGCCATGTTCAGTAACGGCGCCATGTACGCCAGGGCCGGCACGAGCGATATTGCCATTACAGCGGCTGATCAGGGTATTCGGGTCATGGCTCTTAGCGAGACCATCAACTTTACCGAGAGGGTCGCCATGGACTCGCTCACGTATAACGAGATCGATCCCGAGCAGAACACCGAGGAGGCTTTCAGACTGCTCTTTGACACCACCCGTGACCGCCACATCTCAGTCGTCGTCACCGAACT
- a CDS encoding translation initiation factor IF-3: MRITQCLHNSRTALYRVFVSPFEKVESISRRSALLSPVSRTLPTILSPPLQGFSRHAALIPRFKKKKPSPSGQVPGGDAAAKPGQLPQDRAISDREVMVVDENNKLTGPHNTRTFLRSLDPETQSLRMVSRPPPRPAPGQPPFAICRIVDKVAEKEKERALQKAKKDNARRLARVKELELNWAIAPHDMGHKMKQMKTFLEKGYKVEVIFAKKKNSRIATLEEAGALVQQVRDAVAEVAGAREYKEAEGQPRKVMRLHLESTAKPAVKATPAPEAPAVEAAPETST; encoded by the coding sequence ATGAGGATCACACAATGCCTGCACAACAGCAGGACGGCCCTGTATAGGGTCTTCGTCTCGCCCTTTGAAAAGGTGGAATCGATTTCGCGACGAAGCGCTCTCCTAAGCCCAGTCTCTAGGACCCTACCAACAATTCTGTCACCGCCGCTACAAGGTTTCTCACGCCACGCCGCCCTGATTCCCCGATTCAAAAAGAAGAAGCCATCGCCATCAGGACAAGTACCCGGCGGCGACGCTGCTGCCAAGCCAGGCCAGCTTCCCCAGGACAGGGCGATCTCCGATCGTGAAGTCATGGTCGTCGACGAGAACAACAAGCTCACCGGCCCGCATAACACCCGAACGTTCCTAAGGTCGCTCGACCCTGAGACGCAATCCCTCCGAATGGTCTCCAGACCGCCCCCGCGCCCCGCGCCAGGCCAGCCGCCGTTTGCAATCTGCCGCATCGTCGACAAGGTCgccgagaaggagaaggagagggcACTGCAAAAGGCCAAGAAGGATAACGCGCGCAGATTAGCGAGGGTCAAGGAGCTTGAGCTCAACTGGGCCATCGCGCCGCACGACATGGGCCATAAGATGAAGCAGATGAAGACGTTTCTGGAAAAGGGGTACAAGGTTGAAGTCATTTttgcgaagaagaagaatagCAGAATCGCTACACTGGAAGAAGCTGGCGCGCTTGTGCAGCAGGTCCGGGATGCTGTGGCGGAGGTTGCGGGCGCCAGGGAGTACAAGGAAGCCGAGGGGCAACCGCGTAAGGTCATGAGGCTGCACCTGGAATCGACAGCGAAGCCCGCAGTTAAGGCTACCCCTGCACCAGAAGCCCCGGCTGTAGAGGCTGCGCCGGAAACATCGACCTGA